A genomic window from Rattus norvegicus strain BN/NHsdMcwi chromosome 9, GRCr8, whole genome shotgun sequence includes:
- the Tex44 gene encoding testis-expressed protein 44: MTTEPLEDPEANSNFVHGLPEASLGNKADENSEDLPGPSEGLDPLPDEVPPEDIVEARAEEDVDQASEANIIATEQDEEQASMQIATSMGQNKDRASMQTDTSTGRDAEPATSMTTSTSGVKEEIPGTPNPSQENLEELTSLLPQDPGILQMFVGFQNPVWDRLAENNRTSRSRTVSPSDSQTQEKTSGKSTVSEGQLEIASNADVPSVLPEDVQTSAGATDPPPSDTTGPEPEPTKSADQEAEDFKALNPESKVRSPKSTSEDLAADSGTPQAPPSPNSPADSPPPSPDSYQVSLGRSRLDPSLYGPEVENDYMRSMTSLLCGGEGSISSLTDILVWSDTATRMGVAMGILASGRSSPADRLQDEGPRLRTVASLFRSARSAFSSGVMAGTSSVLRSVTHLLESVERHTMEGIRSTMRYLNHFTLRWARTGSNSD; this comes from the coding sequence ATGACCACTGAGCCCTTGGAAGACCCTGAAGCCAACAGCAATTTTGTACATGGTCTTCCTGAGGCCTCCTTGGGCAACAAAGCTGATGAAAACTCTGAAGATTTACCCGGACCGTCTGAAGGACTGGATCCCCTACCTGATGAAGTCCCACCAGAAGACATCGTGGAAGCACGAGCTGAAGAGGATGTAGACCAGGCCTCTGAGGCAAACATCATCGCCACAGAGCAAGATGAAGAGCAGGCCTCCATGCAGATTGCCACTTCTATGGGACAGAATAAAGATCGGGCCTCCATGCAGACGGACACCTCCACAGGGCGAGATGCAGAGCCAGCCACCTCCATGACTACATCAACATCTGGGGTCAAAGAAGAGATCCCAGGTACTCCAAATCCTAGCCAGGAGAATCTCGAAGAGCTCACATCCCTGCTGCCCCAAGACCCAGGTATCCTGCAAATGTTTGTAGGTTTCCAGAACCCAGTGTGGGACAGGCTGGCTGAAAACAACCGCACAAGTCGGAGCCGGACGGTTTCCCCAAGTGACTCCCAGACCCAAGAAAAGACATCAGGAAAGTCAACTGTTTCGGAAGGGCAACTGGAGATAGCTTCAAATGCTGACGTCCCATCTGTCCTACCTGAAGATGTCCAGACTTCTGCAGGAGCTACTGACCCACCCCCTTCAGATACCACTGGTCCTGAACCAGAACCCACCAAGTCTGCTGATCAGGAGGCTGAAGATTTCAAGGCCTTGAACCCTGAGAGCAAAGTTAGATCTCCGAAGTCAACCAGTGAGGATTTAGCTGCGGACTCAGGGACCCCTCAGGCCCCACCTTCTCCAAATTCCCCAGCAGACAGTCCACCCCCCTCTCCAGATTCCTATCAGGTGTCCCTAGGAAGGAGCCGTCTGGACCCCAGTCTGTATGGTCCTGAAGTGGAGAATGACTACATGCGCTCTATGACCAGCTTACTGTGTGGAGGAGAGGGCTCCATCAGCTCCCTCACAGACATCCTGGTGTGGTCAGACACAGCCACACGCATGGGTGTGGCTATGGGCATTCTGGCCTCAGGCCGCAGCTCTCCAGCTGACAGGCTACAAGACGAGGGTCCCCGACTGCGCACTGTCGCCAGCCTCTTTCGCAGTGCCAGGTCAGCTTTCTCGTCTGGGGTGATGGCTGGAACTAGCTCAGTCCTGCGCTCTGTCACACACCTGCTGGAATCTGTGGAGAGGCACACTATGGAAGGCATCCGTTCAACTATGCGCTACCTGAACCACTTCACCTTGCGCTGGGCTCGCACTGGCTCCAATAGTGACTAG